GATGATTGTGCCGACGGGCTTGCCCTGCAGGGCCAGGCGGAGGTTCCCCTTCTCAAGACCGTTGATGATCTGGATCCGGTCGATCACTTCGCTGTTCTGAAGGATCTCCAGGCAGGGGCGTTCGATAATCAGATCATCCAGATCTCTTTCCAGGAGATCCCGAACGCTGATTTCCGGAATGAACTCCGCTTTGGGGTTCTTTTTCGGGTCGTCCGTATAGAGACCCTTCTCATCCTTGACGAGAATGCAGCTCCGGGCGCCGATCAGATCGGCCAGCACCAGGGTTCCCACGTCGGTGCGGTGGACGGGGATGCGCCATTTGGACGTGGGCAAGGCAAAATAGTCGTAGGGGGGCATGCCATGCATCACGGGAATGCAATCCTGGGAAAAATAGGTGGAAAGCTTGATCACCTCGTCGTGGCCGATCTTGATGCCGCCCCAGGGAGAAAGGAGCGTGGCGACGAGCAGGGCGTTCTGCTCGGAGATGGAACTCCCGAATTTCGCAATGATCCCCGTCGGCATGCCCAGTTCCAGGCCGATGGAATAGATGTGGCGGCTCCTGGTCCCGCCTCCAGTGGTCAACAGCATCTTGTGTGTTTTTTTGCAGGCGACGATTTCTTTGATGAGGGCGGGCAGCGCTTTGATCCCGCGATCACAGATGGACTGTCCTCCGATCTTGACGACGTTTACGTCGGGAAAGAGCCGCTGCTGCGGGGCGATTTTGAGGCCGTCCATGAATGTTTTACCCACCAGACTCTCCCCCATCAGCTTGCTCTTTACATGCAGCCTGCGTCCGTCCCGCTCTCTGAACAGCGCCATCTCATCCGCCTTTCCTTCAATTTTTCACTTCGATTTCTTCGTCCTTCTCTTTGGAAGCCTTCAGCAGAACCAGCTCCGCTCCCACAGCGGCGGCGATTTCTTCCAGCTCTTTCTTGCGCAGATGCTCGCTGTAAAAGGTCACGTCTACATCGGCGATCGCAACAAGTTTGAAGCGGGGCTTCTTTTCTTTTTCACTCACCTTCCGGCGTTCCCGGTAAAAAATTTTTCCTGGCATAACCATACCTCCTTGACTTTAGGGTTTGTTTTTCTTTCTTTTTTCTCCCATGCTATCCCAGAGGCCCGGCCCGGACGGCAAAACCGGCAAGACCGCCTCACATCCCCAGAGCCTGGGCCGGAGCCACCCT
This genomic window from Deltaproteobacteria bacterium contains:
- a CDS encoding uridine kinase — translated: MALFRERDGRRLHVKSKLMGESLVGKTFMDGLKIAPQQRLFPDVNVVKIGGQSICDRGIKALPALIKEIVACKKTHKMLLTTGGGTRSRHIYSIGLELGMPTGIIAKFGSSISEQNALLVATLLSPWGGIKIGHDEVIKLSTYFSQDCIPVMHGMPPYDYFALPTSKWRIPVHRTDVGTLVLADLIGARSCILVKDEKGLYTDDPKKNPKAEFIPEISVRDLLERDLDDLIIERPCLEILQNSEVIDRIQIINGLEKGNLRLALQGKPVGTIIHKE